AAGAGGTTCTGGCCAGCATGAAACAAGAATGGGAAAGGGCAAAGGGGAAACAGCACTTGCTGTTTGTGGAGCGCTGGTCTAACATGTTCTAACTTAGTTCCACCTCCCAGCACCCCTAGAAGGCGAGTTCCTTTTTGGCACTGACCACACTGCAAATGCCCTCTCAGGTATTgctcttctccccattttacagatgcagaaactgaggttcagagaggcttcgtgacttgcccaaggtcacacagccagtagcTGGTGGAACCTGGATCAGAGCCAGCCCAAGCAgcctgcccgccccctccccccaaccttgTGTGGCATAGATTTCTAAATGTACTAGTTCTATTACTTTATTCTAGAGAAAGACAAGATGCCAACACTCTGAAAGTATGTCTTGAGGAGAAACATGTTATCGTCAAACACCACTCCTGGTGGTGTTTCGAATTGTCGGtatttccttcttgtctttctttctttttgtggtttGTGTTTGCTCTTTGGTTCGGCTGATGTGGCAGTTTTGCTCTTGGGCATAATTATATGTATCCTGTCCCCACAAGGGCCTGCGTCACTTGTAAACTGGAGATCGGGGAGGGTTCCCTGCATCTCATTTGTCTTCCAAGTCAGTGCCCTCTGGTAGAACTTCCTGTCCTTGATGGGAATGTTCTAGAGCGGGAGCCCCAGACCTGTTCTAAAAATGTCCAGATACTAAGTAGTTCAGGTTTTGCAGAGTGGGTATGGTTTTTGTTgctgcttctcttcttttcccgggtcccctcctcttcccgtcctccccctcctcctccccttagaaaaaagtaagactttttaaaattttatttatttatttatttatttatttgagataaagagagagaaaaagcaagcagggagcagggaggggaggagcagagggagagggagaagaagacacacacccccaccccccccgactgaacagggagcctgatgcagggcttgatcccaggactctatgatcatgacctgagctaaaagccaTTCTTAGGGTGAAGGTTGGATTTGGCACTAGGGCCACTGTTTGCTCACCTCGCCGCACACCTGCCCTATCCAGCAGGGTGCCCGCCCGGCCCCCACAGGGCTACCAGGCTCTTGAAATGTGGGGGCACTCAAGGAgctgaatttaaatgtaaatgcctGACCAGTGGTTGGGAGGCTGTGGCagcaccccaccctccccaccacccagcctGTGGCTGGCAGGCTTCCCAGAGCACAAGCACCGCACAGAGTACTGTGGCATTTCAAGGACCTGCCGGGGGCATCTGGGCCCCAGCCATCTCGCTCTTGGCTGGAAGAGCTTCAAGGGCCCTGGCcctaattgtttttatttgttccaaGAGGCAGGCTTCGGCTGTGGGCCACCTGGGCCCCAGGAGCTCAGGGGGTGCTGGTCGTTGTGGTTACACCTGGACATCCCCCTTCTCCATTTGTGAGAACTCAGCAGCCCGCTTTTCGAGGACAGGCCCAAAGGACCGATGCGAGGAGTGAGTGAAGAGGGAGCGAGGACAGAAGTGCAGCAAGGGCCTTACACCTGGCAGACAACCAGCACCACACAAATACTTTGGAGAGTCTGGGTACTCACTATGAAAGGGTCGTTGAGAGCTTTCAACAAACAACACATTTTATGAGacgggaaaactgaggcccagaggaccGATGATTTATGTATTCAGGGAGTCGTCCAGCTGCAGAGCTGTGTTCTGAAACCCCCACGTCCTGCGAAGGGACCAAGAGCCCCAGACTCCACGTGTGAGGCTGTGATGTGATTTCCCTTGTGGGCCTCAGTCATCCCATCTGTaatgtgggggaaggggagaaccAGGCTAGAACTCCTCCCCACTGTGAAGGGTAAGGACACAGCAGTGGGATGTACACCAGGAGCCCACTTGGTTCCACCTTCACCCTAGCTTCCTGCCAGAACCCATTGTACTCGTGGCCCGGTTCCTTTAGTGCAATGGTTAAGAGCTGGATGCCTGGaggcacctcggtggcttagtcaattaaacgcctgccttcagctcagttaatgatcccggggtcctagatGGAGCCgcgtgtctggctccctgctcagtaggggagcatgcttctccctcttctttgcccctctccttgctcatgctctctctctctctctctctctctctcaaataaacaattaaactcttttaaaaaatgaaaaaagagctgGGCATCTGAGTCTCACAGATATAGCTGGGCATCCTGGTTCCAGCAGTCCCTGGGTCAGttgctcttcctctttttctcttctttaaaactgGGATCCTCATTCTCTCCTCGTAGGGGGACTAAATGATACAAGGCACTCACATGGTAGGCATTTGGTCACTACTGGGTGGCAGCCGCAGGAGAATGTCCCACTGCCAGGGTGCCATATTTATCCTAGGCTAGGTTTGTGGTACCCTTTTGGAGTTGGGCAGTGTACAATCTGTTCAACCATACCCAGCAGCTCCAGATGGTGGTTAGTGGTATAGTGGTGGTAGTGGTTGCTTATCcttacatttccttttcctgaagTCCAAGGTCCTTGggctgagaggaaggaagaaccCTGGCTGGCAGAGGCCCAGGGGCTCCCTAAGGTGGCAGTGCCTTAGCTCACATTCTCAGCTTACACCTCTCTGCCTAAGCAACATGCCATTTCATTCCCTGTAGGACCAGGCAAGTTCAGACCCCAGCTGATCTTGGGCTCAGATGGCCTCCCCTGGCACTCCAGCTCGTCCCCCAGAAAACTTCCCTCCAGAATCATCGCCAGATACCCACTGGGGATCCtgaccccctcctctgcccctctgatgggacccagcccctccccaacaCCCACCCGTAATGCACCCTCTTTTTCACCTCCGCAGGGGTCAGCCAGTGGACAGTCTTGCCGAGCGGCCTCAAGGGCTGGGACCCAGCGATGAGAGTGCCCAGGGAAGGTAAGTGCATCCAGAAGGCTCCCGCAGATTCTGGGTACCTCCAGACACTGCCCTAGAAAGAGCTGCTCCAATCCCCCGGGCTGTGTTCCTGGGCAGCCACATTCCCCCAGCTGGCATTGTCCTCTCTGGTAGAAATACAGTGCTGGAACAAGCTGGGTCCCGACAGCATGCAGGGGGCAGGCCTCGGCAGCTCTTGGTCTCTTAGAGAGAGACCTGGTGGTAGAAGAAGGCTGAGTCCCACAGGGGACTGTGGAGCAGATTCCAGGCATGGCCAGAATCCAAACCCTCTGTGTCCCATCTGCCCAGGGCCTTGGTGTGCTGGCTGAGCCCCAGATTTCCCTAAACCTCATAATAGCTCTCTGAGAGAGGGTTAttatgctccccctgcttttttgAGGGgggaacagaggctcagaggggtgaAGCCCCTTGTGTAAGTTACcagctggcaagtggcagagggaggatttgaacccagggccGTCGGATGCCACGGCTGTGGCTCTCACCCACCATGCTCACTGCCAGGATGCTGGGACACCTCGCTGGACAGCGTCCAGTGGGGACCGGTCTGGCCTCTCCAGAGTTGGGGCCCCTGGCTGTGGATGGCCAGGAAGCTACCTTTGGCTCTGTGGGTCACTGGCTATATCTCTCTACAAGGTCACCCTACTTTTTATTCTCAAGGGATCCCCCAGTTCTTTGCTGTTTTCTGCTCAGGGCTGACCTGTCTGCTTTGAGCTGTTTTCTTCTGGTGGCAAAGACGGGCCTGTGGGTGTGTCCTGTCTGAGGACCCGCGAACAGCTCGGCCTCAGCCTGGCGGCTCCAGGCCTGCCACTCCAGCCATGTGACCCTGAGCCAGTGGCTTCTTTCTGAGCTGCTGAGGGTGGGGCTTCCCTACCCCCACGGGTGGTAGAGACGGTCCCTTTACATGAGGCATGATAATAAAAGTTTTAGTTGAGCAAGTGCTTCATaaatgtaaaaacacaaaaatcgGGCGCCTCGTTTTAAAGTGTTAATaatcttgggtgcctggatggctcagtgggtttagccactgagtcttgatctcaactcagatcttgatctcagggtccggagttcaagccccgccttgggctccacacactgggcgtggagcctacccacccccccccaaaaaagggaatAAAGTGCTGTAACCAAATGAATGATCAGCATTAAGCAAATCTGGTGTGTcagtaacattttccttttcttgcctgtCCTTTCTTCCAGGCCTTTCTCCCTGATGTTTGGGATCCAAACCACTTCCAACCCCAAACATAAGCTAgagagtatacacacacacacacacacacacacacacacacacacgaccatGCACACTACCTATCCTTTCTGGAAACAGTCTTCCCAAATTACcccttttcttcctgtctctgtaCCGCCCCTCCCATCACTTCTGTTCCCCCAAAGCTCCATTCTCTCGCTCCCCACCAAGTGCCAGGCGGAAAGGGTGGTGGCTCTAATTCAAACTTAAATGTGATTGTCCCCCAGAAGCACCGACatgaaataataaacagaattCTAGTCTCGAGTCTCATGAGCACGTGAACAAGTTGATAGGTCCTTGGAGGGGTTTCCAAGAAGCTTTATGTCTTGTCCAGCCTGCCTTTGCCCTGAAAATAGCTCTGGAGTCAGATTTCCTCATCCCAGACCCTGACTTCAGGGCACCAGGGAACCCCTACCATTGTTGGCAGCTTAGGACAGATACAGTTTTCTGGGGAGAGGGTCCCCAGCCATTCCTCAATGCTCCCAGAAGCCAGGGAGCCCAGACTGAGATGAATCTGTGCTGTGTCAGTTGCTTCTAGAACCCTCCCAGCAGGATTTGAGGTCAGTGCACCCCACCCCTCTTTGCAGCCAGGAAGCTGTGGGTTACGTGGGGGAAGTGACTCTCCCAAAGCCACATGGCCAGGAAATGCTGAGGCCTCTCAGCGGTTCGGACCCCAGGCCTGAGATTGTGGGTCAGATGTTGATTTCCCACTTGCTGCGGCCCCGGGGGGCCCCGGGCAGCCCAGACCCTTGGGTGTGGATCAGTCCAGCTGCATACCGGGTCCTTCAGTGGTTTCGGCTGAACCTCGTGTCCTTTGAGAAACACCAGCTTGGGCTCCCTTCCCACAGACCCAGCCCCACTCACCAGGCTGTGTgcagctccccagccctgcccccaccttcccacccccccagcccccgcctttGCATTGGCTGTTCCCTTTGCCAGGAACAagcccctctctcttccccacctggCTCTTTGAAAACCAGCCCTCCCCCTGCAGGAAGCCTTCCCTCACCTACTCAGGTAGAATCCGTCACCCCCTCCCTACATCCCTGAGTCCCCCCAGGACCAGGATCCCAGCAGGAGCCCGGTCCCTGACCTCCATTCTCACCCCTGCAGGCCCTCTCCCCAGGGTCTTCCCTGAGAGTTAAGTGCAGCTCCTTCCCCTGTCCCCTGAGAACCTGTGTGGCTTCTGTGCCCTCCCCCccagtttttccctctccctcccatctgCCTCCTGAGGTTCTTGAACACCCCACACCCTCTTCCATCTGAGGCTCTTTGTATTCTCTGTTCCCTTTGCCGGAGCACTCCTCCCATGCATCTTCACATGGCCCACTCCTTCTCACCCAGGACTCAGCTTGAATGCCACCTCCTCCGGGAGGCCTTCCTTGACCTCCCTTCTCCTTGCCCTACTTGATCCCTCTCACCGTATAAGCCTGGTTTTTACCCTGTGGCTCTAGCTTGTGTCCTGCTGCTTCCCCCACTAGGAGGTGAGCTGCTGGAGTTCAGATGGCCTGCTGTCTTATCCACTTTCCTGTCCCCAGCACTGAAGCGGTACCTGGCACCTTTTTATACTTAGTACCCATTTATCGAATGAATTACCCATTTACTATTTTACTCTGAGTGAATGGGTAGTGATTCCAGAAGAGGCCCAGAACAGGACAGGATATTCCAAGCCGTCTCCTGGATAGCACTATGGTCCCTTGGAGCAGGCCGGCCTGGGACCCCAGCTCAAGTGCTCCCCAGTTAGGcacccctttcctcctctttcttttctttcctctttccctttctttcttttctttccttcctccctccctccttcctccttccatccCGCCTTCTTTCgttcttttcttgattttatttatttgacagagagaacacaagcagagggagcaagagggagagggagaagcaggctccccaccgagcaaggagcctgatgtggtacttgatcgcaggaccctgggatcatgacctgagccaaaggcagatgcctaactgactgagcctcccaggagcccctttcctcctctttctaagGTCCTCATGTCCTAGCGCTTCTGGCTTCACCCTGCTCCTTCAACCAAGCACATCCCCCAAATCCTTCCTGAGCCCCTGCGAGGTGCCAGACTCTGGAGAGACAGCCAGGAACAGAACACGCAAAAACCATGCCCTTGCCGAGTGGATATGCGGCTGAATTGGGACGTCCCAGAGCACTGTTAACTATGCAAACATTCTGAGAGTCGATCTGAGAGTACTTACTCCCCTCCACCTGTCCGGCGAAGCCTGCCATCGAGATAGGTTGGTTAGGGTCGGCGGCTCAcaggtgtccctctctctctccccctagaTGCGAGCGCCGCCGGCCCCCCGCTGACCAGTCACTGAAGCAGGCCTGCCACCCCAGGCCCAGCATGCGCCTGTCGGTGCGGAGGGCGCTGCTGGCGGCTGGCTGCGCCCTGGCCCTAGTGCTGGCAGTCCAGGTGGGGCAGCAGGTGCTGGAGTGCCGCGCGGTGCTGGGGGGTCCAAGCGGCCCCCGGCGGGCCATGCGGCCGGAGCAGGAGGACCTGGTGATGGTGGGCGCCGACCACGTGGAATACCGCTATGGCAAGGCCATGCCGCTCATCTTCGTGGGGGGCGTGCCCCGCAGCGGTACGACGCTGATGCGCGCCATGCTGGACGCCCACCCCGAGGTGCGCTGCGGTGAGGAGACGCGTATCATCCCGCGTGTGCTCGCCATGCGCCAGGCCTGGTCCAAGTCCGGCCGCGAGAAGCTGCGGCTAGACGAGGCAGGCGTGACGGACGAGGTGCTAGACGCCGCCATGCAGGCCTTCATCCTGGAGGTGATTGCCAAGCACGGTGAGCCGGCGCGCGTGCTGTGCAACAAGGACCCCTTCACGCTCAAATCCTCTGTGTACCTGTCTCGCCTGTTCCCCAACTCCAAGTTCCTGCTGATGGTGCGAGACGGTCGGGCGTCCGTGCACTCCATGATTACCCGCAAGGTCACCATTGCCGGCTTCGACCTCAGCAGCTACCGTGACTGCCTCACTAAGTGGAACAAGGCCATTGAGGTGATGTACGCCCAGTGCATGGAGGTGGGCAAGGACAAGTGCCTGCCC
This DNA window, taken from Mustela erminea isolate mMusErm1 chromosome 13, mMusErm1.Pri, whole genome shotgun sequence, encodes the following:
- the TPST2 gene encoding protein-tyrosine sulfotransferase 2 isoform X3: MRLSVRRALLAAGCALALVLAVQVGQQVLECRAVLGGPSGPRRAMRPEQEDLVMVGADHVEYRYGKAMPLIFVGGVPRSGTTLMRAMLDAHPEVRCGEETRIIPRVLAMRQAWSKSGREKLRLDEAGVTDEVLDAAMQAFILEVIAKHGEPARVLCNKDPFTLKSSVYLSRLFPNSKFLLMVRDGRASVHSMITRKVTIAGFDLSSYRDCLTKWNKAIEVMYAQCMEVGKDKCLPVYYEQLVLHPRRSLKIILDFLGIAWSDAVLHHEDLIGKPGGVSLSNLFFLPRIERSTDQVIKPVNLEALSKWTGHIPGDVVRDMAQIAPMLARLGYDPYANPPNYGNPDPIVVNNTHRVLKGDYKTPADLKGYFQVNQNTTSSHLGSS
- the TPST2 gene encoding protein-tyrosine sulfotransferase 2 isoform X2 is translated as MAEPAHRGPGPCSKATLGQPVDSLAERPQGLGPSDESAQGRCERRRPPADQSLKQACHPRPSMRLSVRRALLAAGCALALVLAVQVGQQVLECRAVLGGPSGPRRAMRPEQEDLVMVGADHVEYRYGKAMPLIFVGGVPRSGTTLMRAMLDAHPEVRCGEETRIIPRVLAMRQAWSKSGREKLRLDEAGVTDEVLDAAMQAFILEVIAKHGEPARVLCNKDPFTLKSSVYLSRLFPNSKFLLMVRDGRASVHSMITRKVTIAGFDLSSYRDCLTKWNKAIEVMYAQCMEVGKDKCLPVYYEQLVLHPRRSLKIILDFLGIAWSDAVLHHEDLIGKPGGVSLSNLFFLPRIERSTDQVIKPVNLEALSKWTGHIPGDVVRDMAQIAPMLARLGYDPYANPPNYGNPDPIVVNNTHRVLKGDYKTPADLKGYFQVNQNTTSSHLGSS
- the TPST2 gene encoding protein-tyrosine sulfotransferase 2 isoform X1 — its product is MRLSVRRALLAAGCALALVLAVQVGQQVLECRAVLGGPSGPRRAMRPEQEDLVMVGADHVEYRYGKAMPLIFVGGVPRSGTTLMRAMLDAHPEVRCGEETRIIPRVLAMRQAWSKSGREKLRLDEAGVTDEVLDAAMQAFILEVIAKHGEPARVLCNKDPFTLKSSVYLSRLFPNSKFLLMVRDGRASVHSMITRKVTIAGFDLSSYRDCLTKWNKAIEVMYAQCMEVGKDKCLPVYYEQLVLHPRRSLKIILDFLGIAWSDAVLHHEDLIGKPGGVSLSKIERSTDQVIKPVNLEALSKWTGHIPGDVVRDMAQIAPMLARLGYDPYANPPNYGNPDPIVVNNTHRVLKGDYKTPADLKGYFQVNQNTTSSHLGSS